The Clostridiales bacterium nucleotide sequence GAGCCATGCTGTCGCCGAGCGCCGCCCACCGGCCGTGGCCGATGTGCATCGGCCCGACAGGATTCGCCGAGACAAACTCGACTTGCACGCGGCGGCCCGCCCCCTCGTCGATGCGCCCAAACGCGGAGCCCCGGGTGCGAGCCTCAACGAGCACGCGCTGCAGCGCGCTTGCGGAGAGGCGGATGTTGATGAAGCCGGGACCCGCAACCTCCACGGCGGCGACGTCAGGGTGATCAGCGACGCGCGCGGCGAGTACGGCGGCCAGCGCACGCGGGTTCATGCCAGCGCTCTTTGCCAAGACAAGCGCCACGTTGGTCGCCCAGTCGCCATGCGCCGGGTCGCGGGGTCTCTCAACGTGTATCTCTGGAAGCTCGGCAAGCGCGATCTCGCCCGCTTGTGCGGCTGCGGCGAGCGCTTCATGGAAGAGGGCGGCGACAGTGTCTCTCACGGGGCGGGACTCCTCGGCATCTCCGAGCGAAACGGCAGGTCATTCAGGATAGCGCGAGCGCTAGCTCGGTGGCGTCGAGTCCTCGGCCCGCACCTCCTCGACGACCTCCGTGGTCGACGAACTCGCGATCCAGACGAACAGCCAACTCGCTCCCCAGGCGACTACGGCGTACACAGCGATCGCCAGCAGTGAGTTCCATTCGACGATTGCCGCTTCCCCGAATGGTGTGGCGGGGAACACCGCCTCGAACGGAGCCATGAGCGGCGCGGAGATGTTGTAGATGAACTCGACGAACGTGGCCGCGGGATTCGCGGCGAACAGCAAGAGTGCGAACCGGAACGCGAGCACGACGATAATCACGCTCATCACGGCGTAGACGAATCGGGAGATGACTCGCCCTGCCGAGGTGTTCCGCCTCCTGCGAACAACCTGCACCCGCTCGTCCGTTCGAGTCGCCATCGAAAGTCCCCTCTCGCGGTCTCAATATGCATGTCGCGGTCGCCTCTCGCACCGCCGGTCACAGGATACCGTAGTGCGGCCGCTCGCGACGGGTCTTACGGATTCTCGCGAGCCACTTCGCGTAAGACGGATCGCATCGCTGCTTTTGCAGGTGTCCGCAACGGACGATCCACGGCCCTCACCGGTGGTACGGCTCGCCTCGCTGAATGCGGAACGCCCGGTAGAG carries:
- a CDS encoding arginine--tRNA ligase, which gives rise to MRDTVAALFHEALAAAAQAGEIALAELPEIHVERPRDPAHGDWATNVALVLAKSAGMNPRALAAVLAARVADHPDVAAVEVAGPGFINIRLSASALQRVLVEARTRGSAFGRIDEGAGRRVQVEFVSANPVGPMHIGHGRWAALGDSMA
- a CDS encoding YggT family protein; protein product: MATRTDERVQVVRRRRNTSAGRVISRFVYAVMSVIIVVLAFRFALLLFAANPAATFVEFIYNISAPLMAPFEAVFPATPFGEAAIVEWNSLLAIAVYAVVAWGASWLFVWIASSSTTEVVEEVRAEDSTPPS